A genome region from Gambusia affinis linkage group LG24, SWU_Gaff_1.0, whole genome shotgun sequence includes the following:
- the LOC122827080 gene encoding intracellular protein transport protein USO1-like, translated as MDPPKTKPEDSAPEVGPQQTAKTKVTEDTSINTPNSDEQSSGPIPDVSQTVPGSENNLGTQSYDSQWMKQQNDRVENLMKKVKFQKSKDKEIMVEVEHHGVHKSEKILIRKKTKKLTEEIVTLKSKNSQLNKQISELRLSWEMEKRAKEEAEKKVKILLDENIHHSEETAELQKEITRLEETISILEIKSEQETEHWKTTTKYTETGDTVDGTGINFGGFRKTDSSIEIMIAEHESQIIEWEKKVNEKQTKLTEALNKIVSLSRDIDIKTKQIEFLHTAIQKAEEMYKSQYEALLTEKNQEYQNYKSLRLEHQRMRLVIEKYNSLLEFEESRIKKSVPDKQSSDSEGVGNTETTKFTNEYEEKNSYCKMKINAEGVAAEHLNKNIKTKTTVTSTTNSEQDVNPQETGSPQSGSGMEDMKGKLDQGGKNKTGTSSQTPIQENKPVETGSPQSGSGKKDTKGKLDQGGKNKTGTSGQTPI; from the exons GTCACTGAGGATACATCCATCAATACGCCCAACTCTGACGAACAATCCTCTGGGCCCATCCCTGACGTCTCCCAAACTGTGCCAGGATCAGAGAACAATTTGGGCACACAGAGTTATGATTCACAGTGGATGAAGCAACAGAATGACCGCGTggaaaatttaatgaaaaaggTCAAGTTCCAGAAGTCCAAGGACAAAGAGATCATGGTGGAGGTAGAGCATCATGGAGTGCACAAGTCAGAAAAAATTTTGAtcaggaaaaagacaaaaaaattaactgagGAGATCGTCACCCTGAAGAGTAAAAACTCACAACTGAATAAGCAGATCAGTGAACTACGGCTAAG CTGGGAGATGGAGAAAAGAGCCAAAGAGGAAGctgagaaaaaagttaaaattttgctTGAT GAGAATATTCATCACTCTGAAGAAACTGCAGAACTGCAGAAAGAAATCACGAGACTGGAGGAGACTATTAGTATTCTGGAGATCAAGAGCGAACAG GAAACAGAGCACTGGAAGACGAcaacaaaatacactgaaacTGGCGATACTGTTGACGGCACCGGGATCAACTTTGGTGGATTCAGAAAAACTGACTCTTCTATTGAAATTATGATTGCAGAGCATGAATCCCAG ATCATTGAATGGGAGAAGAAAGTGAATGAGAAGCAAACCAAACTCACTGAAGCTCTGAATAAGATTGTGTCCCTCTCTCGAGATATAGACATCAAAACCAAACAGATAGAGTTCCTCCACACTGCA ATacaaaaagcagaggaaatgtACAAGTCTCAATATGAAGCACTTTTGACAGAAAAGAATCAAGAGTACCAGAATTACAAAAGTTTGAGACTTGAACATCAGAGAATGCGTTTGGTGATTGAAAAGTACAATTCACTGCTGGAATTTGAGGAAAGCAG AATCAAGAAATCTGTGCCAGACAAACAGTCCTCTGATTCAGAAG GGGTTGGAAATACAGAGACGACTAAGTTCACCAACGAGTACgaagaaaag AACTCTTACTGCAAAATGAAGATCAATGCTGAAGG GGTTGCCGCTGAGCACCTCAATAagaacataaagacaaaaacaactgtaACTTCCACAACAAATTCAGAACAGGACGTTAATCCACAG GAAACTGGTTCACCACAGAGTGGAAG TGGCATGGAAGATATGAAAGGCAAACTGGACCAaggaggcaaaaacaaaactggaactTCCAGCCAAACTCCAATTCAGGAAAATAAACCAGTG GAAACTGGTTCACCACAGAGTGGAAG TGGCAAGAAAGATACGAAAGGCAAACTGGACCAaggaggcaaaaacaaaactggaactTCCGGTCAAACTCCAATTTAG
- the LOC122827037 gene encoding protein NLRC3-like isoform X1, protein MDQCKDRKDGLLPALVSLQEEPESERKPPEPEPSCVSAKSSGSKDNPFSNFKAHFALRQEIRERSYTTESGPNRLSFKSNWSNDHPLVNFQRQSASKPEVHQQSSEIPSDQSNRNDQTQLDSIFMVLEDHIVTFVKKELQKIQKVLSLDDPEFSVSQTDGEESLKDEDEDHRRSSTEAFEKITLYFLRRMKQDNLANCLQSKLFAALCHQRLKSGLKKKFQCAYEGIAKAGSPTLLNQIYTELYITEGETGEVNQEHEVRHIETASRSTDRPETTIRREDIFLVPSGRDQPIRTVMTKGVAGIGKTVLTQKFTLDWAEDKTNQNIQFIFSFNFRELNLLREKKFSLVELIHHFFTETKGISSFEQFQVLFIFDGLDESRLDLNFNNNEILTDVTESRSLDVLLTNLIRGKLFPSALLWITTRPAAASQIPAQCVGMVTEVRGFTDPQKEEYFRKRFRDEEQANIIISNIKSSRSLHIMCHIPVFCWITATVLEDVLKPRNGKQLPKTLTEMYIHFVEVQAKVKKVKYDGGSETDPHWSPESRKMIESLGKLAFDQLQKGNLIFYESDLTECGINIRAASVYSGVFTQMFKEERGLFQDKVFCFVHLSVQEFLAALYVHISFVKQGVNLLEEKHNSLNWSSLFKHPKQQHLHQIAVDKALESPNGHLDLFVRFLLGLSVQTNQTLLRGLLTQTGSSSHANQKIIQYIKDKISENQSAEKSINLFHCLNELNDHSLVEEIQQSLSSGSLPTGQLSPAHWSALVFILLSSEKDLDIFDLKKYSASEEALLRLLPVVKASNKALLGDCNLSERSFEALASVLCSDCSNLRELDLSNNNLQDSGAEQLLSGLKSPHCKLEILSLRSCNLSLRTCEALSFILSSQSCCLTEVDLRNNNNLQDSGEKMLAGELNISNFMLEIFREPAGVRWLKPGLRKYSCPLIIDTNTVNGKLQLSEDNRKVTLVKELQSYSQHPDRFDDWPQLLCSNGLTGRCYWEVEWEGGVFISVSYRRISRKGRSDDCVLGWNDQSWSLHCSDDRYSVCHNNRGTPISSSAPSSVANRVAVYVDCPGGTLSFYRVSSDSLIHLHTFNHTFTEPLYPGFAVWSSGSSVCLLN, encoded by the exons ATGGATCAATGTAAGGACAGAAAAGATGGACTCCTTCCAGCTCTAGTCTCTCTGCAAGAGGAACCTGAGAGTGAGAG aaaaccaCCTGAGCCTGAACCCAGCTGTGTCTCCGCTAAGAGTAGTGGGTCAAAGGACAACCCATTTAGCAACTTTAAAGCCCATTTCGCTTTGAGACAAGA GATTCGAGAAAGATCATATACTACTGAATCTGGACCTAATCGTCTGTCTTTCAAGAGCAACTGGTCGAACGATCACCCACTGGTCAATTTTCAGAGACAATCTGCCTCTAAACCAGA AGTGCACCAACAGTCCTCAGAGATCCCCAGTGATCAGTCAAACAGGAATGACCAAACACAGCTGGACTCCATATTTATG GTACTTGAGGACCACATTGTCACTTTTGTGAAGAAGGAGCTGCaaaaaattcagaaagtttTGAGTTTAGATGACCCAGAATTTTCAGTGAGTCAGACTGATGGTGAGGAGAGCCTGaaggatgaagatgaagatcaCAGAAGGAGCAGTACAGAGGCGTTTGAAAAGATCACATTGTACTTCCTAAGGAGAATGAAGcaagataatttggccaacTGTCTACAGAGCA AACTTTTCGCTGCACTTTGTCATCAAAGACTTAAATCTGGTCTGAAGAAGAAGTTCCAGTGTGCATATGAGGGGATCGCTAAGGCAGGAAGTCCAACCCTCCTGAATCAGATTTACACAGAGCTCTACATCACAGAGGGAGAAACTGGAGAGGTCAACCAGGAACATGAGGTCAGACACATTGAAACAGCTTCTAGATCAACAGATAGGCCAGAAACAACAATCAGACGAGAAGACATCTTTTTAGTCCCATCAGGAagagatcaaccaatcagaacagtgatgacaaagggagtggctggcattgggaaaacagtgttaacacagaagttcactctggactgggctgaagataaaaccaaccagaacatccagttcatattttcatttaatttcagagagctgaatttgctgagagagaaaaagttcagtttggtgGAACTGATTCATCACTTCTTTACTGAAACCAAAGGAATCAGCAGCTTTGAACAGttccaggttctgttcatctttgatggtcTGGATGAAAGTCGACTTGATCTGAATTTCAACAACAATGAGATCCTGACTGATGTTACAGAGTCCAGATCActggatgttctgctgacaaacctcatcagggggaaactgtttccttctgctctcctctggataaccacacgacctgcagcagccagtcAGATCCCTGCTCAGTGTGTTGGCATGgtaacagaggtcagaggtttcACTGACCCCCAGAAGGAGGAatacttcaggaagagattcagagatgaGGAGCAGGCCAACATCATAATTTCCAACATCAAGTCATCACGAAGTCTCCACATCATGTGTCACATCCCagtcttctgctggatcactgctacaGTCCTGGAGGATGTGTTGAAACCACGAAATGGAAAACAGCTGCCTAAGACTCTGACTGAGATGTACATCCACTTTGTGGAAGTTCAGGCTAAAGTGAAGAAGGTGAAATATGATGGAGGATCTGAAACAGATCCACACTGGAgtccagagagcaggaagatgaTTGAGTCTCTGGGAAAactggcttttgatcagctgcagaaaggaaacctGATCTTCTATGAATCAGACCTGACAGAGTGTGGCATCAATATCAGAGCAGCCTCAGTGTATTCAGGAGTGTTCACACAGATGTTTAAAGAGGAGAGAGGGCTGTTCCAGGACAAGGTGTTCTGCTTCGTCCATCTGAGTGTTCAGGAGTTTCTAGCTGCTCTTTACGTCCATATTTCATTTGTTAAGCAAGGCGTTAACctgctggaagaaaaacacaattcacTTAATTGGTCTTCactttttaaacatccaaaacaacaacatttgcaTCAGATCGCTGTGGATAAGGCTTTAGAAAGTCCAAATGGTCACCTGGACTTATTTGTCCGTTTTCTCCTGGGTCTTTCAGTGCAGACCAACCAGACTCTCCTACGAGGCCTGCTGACTCAGACAGGAAGCAGCTCTCATGCCAATCAGAAAATAATTCAGTACATCAAAGACAAAATCAGTGAGAATCAGTCTGCTGAAAAAAGTATCAACCTGTTCCATtgtctgaatgaactgaatgatCATTCTTTAGTAGAGGAGATCCAACAGTCTCTGAGTTCAGGAAGTCTCCCCACTGGTCAACTGTCTCCTGCTCACTGGTCAGCTCTGGTCTTCATATTATTGTCATCAGAAAAAGATCTGGATATATTTGACCTGAAGAAATACTCTGCTTCTGAGGAGGCTCTTCTGAGATTGCTGCCAGTTGTCAAAGCCTCCAACAAAGCCCT ACTGGGTGACTGTAACCTTTCAGAAAGAAGCTTTGAGGCTCTGGCCTCAGTGCTCTGCTCTGACTGCTCTAACCTGAGAGAGTTGGACTtgagtaacaacaacctgcaggacTCAGGAGCAGAGCAGCTTTTGTCTGGACTAAAGAGTCCACACTGCAAACTAGAAATTCTCAG CCTCAGATCCTGTAACCTCTCTCTGAGAACTTGTGAAGCTCTGTCATTCATTCTGAGCTCCCAGTCCTGTTGTCTGACAGAAGTTGACCTACGTaacaacaacaacctgcaggacTCAGGGGAAAAGATGCTTGctggtgaactgaacatttccaATTTTATGCTTGAAATTTTTAG GGAGCCAGCTGGAGTCCGATGGTTAAAACCTGGTCTGAGGAAGT ATTCTTGTCCGCTCATAATCGACACAAACACAGTGAACGGAAAACTCCAGCTGtctgaagacaacaggaaggtgaCCCTGGTGAAGGAGCTTCAGTCATACAGCCaacatccagacagatttgatGACTGGCCTCAGCTACTGTGCAGTAATGGTCTGACTGGTCGCTGTTATTGGGAGGTTGAGTGGGAAGGAGGGGTTTTTATCTCAGTGAGTTACAGAAGAATCAGCAGGAAGGGACGCAGTGATGATTGTGTGCTGGGATGGAATGATCAGTCCTGGAGTCTGCACTGCTCTGATGACCGTTACTCcgtctgtcacaataacagagGAACGCCCATCTCCTCCTCCGCTCCCTCCTCTGTCGCTAACAGAGTGGCCGTGTATGTGGACTGTCCTGGTGGCACTCTGTCCTTCTACAGAGTTTCCTCTGACTCCCTGATTCACCTCCACACCTTCAATCACACGTTCACTGAACCTCTCTACCCTGGATTTGCAGTCTGGTCTTCTGGTTCCTCAGTGTGTCTGTTAAATTGA
- the LOC122827037 gene encoding protein NLRC3-like isoform X2: MDQCKDRKDGLLPALVSLQEEPESERKPPEPEPSCVSAKSSGSKDNPFSNFKAHFALRQEIRERSYTTESGPNRLSFKSNWSNDHPLVNFQRQSASKPEVHQQSSEIPSDQSNRNDQTQLDSIFMVLEDHIVTFVKKELQKIQKVLSLDDPEFSVSQTDGEESLKDEDEDHRRSSTEAFEKITLYFLRRMKQDNLANCLQSKLFAALCHQRLKSGLKKKFQCAYEGIAKAGSPTLLNQIYTELYITEGETGEVNQEHEVRHIETASRSTDRPETTIRREDIFLVPSGRDQPIRTVMTKGVAGIGKTVLTQKFTLDWAEDKTNQNIQFIFSFNFRELNLLREKKFSLVELIHHFFTETKGISSFEQFQVLFIFDGLDESRLDLNFNNNEILTDVTESRSLDVLLTNLIRGKLFPSALLWITTRPAAASQIPAQCVGMVTEVRGFTDPQKEEYFRKRFRDEEQANIIISNIKSSRSLHIMCHIPVFCWITATVLEDVLKPRNGKQLPKTLTEMYIHFVEVQAKVKKVKYDGGSETDPHWSPESRKMIESLGKLAFDQLQKGNLIFYESDLTECGINIRAASVYSGVFTQMFKEERGLFQDKVFCFVHLSVQEFLAALYVHISFVKQGVNLLEEKHNSLNWSSLFKHPKQQHLHQIAVDKALESPNGHLDLFVRFLLGLSVQTNQTLLRGLLTQTGSSSHANQKIIQYIKDKISENQSAEKSINLFHCLNELNDHSLVEEIQQSLSSGSLPTGQLSPAHWSALVFILLSSEKDLDIFDLKKYSASEEALLRLLPVVKASNKALLGDCNLSERSFEALASVLCSDCSNLRELDLSNNNLQDSGAEQLLSGLKSPHCKLEILRS; encoded by the exons ATGGATCAATGTAAGGACAGAAAAGATGGACTCCTTCCAGCTCTAGTCTCTCTGCAAGAGGAACCTGAGAGTGAGAG aaaaccaCCTGAGCCTGAACCCAGCTGTGTCTCCGCTAAGAGTAGTGGGTCAAAGGACAACCCATTTAGCAACTTTAAAGCCCATTTCGCTTTGAGACAAGA GATTCGAGAAAGATCATATACTACTGAATCTGGACCTAATCGTCTGTCTTTCAAGAGCAACTGGTCGAACGATCACCCACTGGTCAATTTTCAGAGACAATCTGCCTCTAAACCAGA AGTGCACCAACAGTCCTCAGAGATCCCCAGTGATCAGTCAAACAGGAATGACCAAACACAGCTGGACTCCATATTTATG GTACTTGAGGACCACATTGTCACTTTTGTGAAGAAGGAGCTGCaaaaaattcagaaagtttTGAGTTTAGATGACCCAGAATTTTCAGTGAGTCAGACTGATGGTGAGGAGAGCCTGaaggatgaagatgaagatcaCAGAAGGAGCAGTACAGAGGCGTTTGAAAAGATCACATTGTACTTCCTAAGGAGAATGAAGcaagataatttggccaacTGTCTACAGAGCA AACTTTTCGCTGCACTTTGTCATCAAAGACTTAAATCTGGTCTGAAGAAGAAGTTCCAGTGTGCATATGAGGGGATCGCTAAGGCAGGAAGTCCAACCCTCCTGAATCAGATTTACACAGAGCTCTACATCACAGAGGGAGAAACTGGAGAGGTCAACCAGGAACATGAGGTCAGACACATTGAAACAGCTTCTAGATCAACAGATAGGCCAGAAACAACAATCAGACGAGAAGACATCTTTTTAGTCCCATCAGGAagagatcaaccaatcagaacagtgatgacaaagggagtggctggcattgggaaaacagtgttaacacagaagttcactctggactgggctgaagataaaaccaaccagaacatccagttcatattttcatttaatttcagagagctgaatttgctgagagagaaaaagttcagtttggtgGAACTGATTCATCACTTCTTTACTGAAACCAAAGGAATCAGCAGCTTTGAACAGttccaggttctgttcatctttgatggtcTGGATGAAAGTCGACTTGATCTGAATTTCAACAACAATGAGATCCTGACTGATGTTACAGAGTCCAGATCActggatgttctgctgacaaacctcatcagggggaaactgtttccttctgctctcctctggataaccacacgacctgcagcagccagtcAGATCCCTGCTCAGTGTGTTGGCATGgtaacagaggtcagaggtttcACTGACCCCCAGAAGGAGGAatacttcaggaagagattcagagatgaGGAGCAGGCCAACATCATAATTTCCAACATCAAGTCATCACGAAGTCTCCACATCATGTGTCACATCCCagtcttctgctggatcactgctacaGTCCTGGAGGATGTGTTGAAACCACGAAATGGAAAACAGCTGCCTAAGACTCTGACTGAGATGTACATCCACTTTGTGGAAGTTCAGGCTAAAGTGAAGAAGGTGAAATATGATGGAGGATCTGAAACAGATCCACACTGGAgtccagagagcaggaagatgaTTGAGTCTCTGGGAAAactggcttttgatcagctgcagaaaggaaacctGATCTTCTATGAATCAGACCTGACAGAGTGTGGCATCAATATCAGAGCAGCCTCAGTGTATTCAGGAGTGTTCACACAGATGTTTAAAGAGGAGAGAGGGCTGTTCCAGGACAAGGTGTTCTGCTTCGTCCATCTGAGTGTTCAGGAGTTTCTAGCTGCTCTTTACGTCCATATTTCATTTGTTAAGCAAGGCGTTAACctgctggaagaaaaacacaattcacTTAATTGGTCTTCactttttaaacatccaaaacaacaacatttgcaTCAGATCGCTGTGGATAAGGCTTTAGAAAGTCCAAATGGTCACCTGGACTTATTTGTCCGTTTTCTCCTGGGTCTTTCAGTGCAGACCAACCAGACTCTCCTACGAGGCCTGCTGACTCAGACAGGAAGCAGCTCTCATGCCAATCAGAAAATAATTCAGTACATCAAAGACAAAATCAGTGAGAATCAGTCTGCTGAAAAAAGTATCAACCTGTTCCATtgtctgaatgaactgaatgatCATTCTTTAGTAGAGGAGATCCAACAGTCTCTGAGTTCAGGAAGTCTCCCCACTGGTCAACTGTCTCCTGCTCACTGGTCAGCTCTGGTCTTCATATTATTGTCATCAGAAAAAGATCTGGATATATTTGACCTGAAGAAATACTCTGCTTCTGAGGAGGCTCTTCTGAGATTGCTGCCAGTTGTCAAAGCCTCCAACAAAGCCCT ACTGGGTGACTGTAACCTTTCAGAAAGAAGCTTTGAGGCTCTGGCCTCAGTGCTCTGCTCTGACTGCTCTAACCTGAGAGAGTTGGACTtgagtaacaacaacctgcaggacTCAGGAGCAGAGCAGCTTTTGTCTGGACTAAAGAGTCCACACTGCAAACTAGAAATTCTCAG AAGTTGA